Below is a window of Macadamia integrifolia cultivar HAES 741 chromosome 8, SCU_Mint_v3, whole genome shotgun sequence DNA.
AAAATCATATATTCGAATTGGTCCACCTTCACCTCTCTATCTGGTTGTACCCTACAACCCCTCTCACGGAGGGGAATCAAATTCAATTTCACCTCCAAAAAAGCATACCCGATGCACAAAACCACCGCATGCGTGAGGTCCAGAGGGCAAGAATTATGCACTGTTGTGCCATGAATATTGAGACGCTATTTCAACCACTTGACCACTGGATTACAACTTTCATACCTTTACTGTTGGACCCAAGAATTCATCTTCACCTTacatcaaataaaaattcatcTTTTCTGTGATTTAATCAGTGCCGTTTCTTTTGATGACTGTGATACTGTATATATATGGATAAGATGGGTTTGATGAACACGCAGGTGTTCTCTAATTGCTTGAGATCAAGTGGACGGACGGGCATCATAGCATCAGAGGAAGAGGACGTGCCAGTTGCGGTGGAGGAGAGTTACTCAGGGAACTACATTGTCGTATTCGACCCACTCGACGGATCTTCCAACATTGATGCTGCCGTCTCCACCGGATCAATCTTTGGTATCTACAGCCCCAACGATGAATGCCTTGCTGACGTCAGTGATGAATCTGCCACGGTAATTTCCCCAAATACCCTTATGGCGTGAACTATGGTCACAAACTCTTGATGATAAATTTTTAACACGTGGCATGGATGCAGTTAGACAAAATCGTACAGAAGTGTGTGGTGAATGTATGCCAACCTGGCAGCAATTTATTGGCTGCAGGCTACTGCATGTACTCCAGCTCAGTGATCTTTGTGTTGTCCATAGGGAAAGGAGTGTTTGCCTTCACCTTGGACCCAATGTATGGAGAGTTCGTTTTGACCCAAGAGAGTATACAGATACCCAAATCAGGTAAGATCTACTCCTTCAATGAAGGAAATTACCAGTTATGGGATGACAAACTGAAGAAATACATGGATGACCTCAAAGACCCTGGACCTACTGGGAAACCCTACTCTGCCCGTTATATTGGTAGCCTTGTCGGCGATTTTCACCGGACACTTCTCTACGGCGGAATCTACGGATACCCGAGGGACAAAAAGAGCAAGAATGGGAAACTTAGGCTCTTATATGAATGTGCACCCATGAGCTATCTAGCGGAGCAAGCTGGAGGGAAAGGTTCCGATGGCCACCAAAGAGTACTCGATATTCAACCAACTGAGGTGAGATCAATTACtgacatatatatacatacatatgtacatatatacatacatatatatataatattctaAGGACTCGTAATTTCTTTGACAGATACATCAGCGTGTGCCACTTTACATTGGAAGTGTTGAAGAAGTTGAGAAATTGGAGATGTATTTGGCTTGATAATGATCTCAAGACGCCAATATGCCCTCCTCATTTTGGTTGCTCGTAAAGATGATTGATTCTATTCTAGTAGTGCATCCTCATTCCCCAGTGTATATGAAACGTTGTAGCTTTAAACTTAAAAAGCTTGGGGCAAGCCTGAAtgaatttgaaaatatttataatGCATCAGATTTTTGTCACATTTCGTTTTGAGTAtacaacaattaaaaaaaaaatgggattaaTAGGGTCGGTTACATGGGGATTTCAAGTAAAGAcgaatataaaaatatatgcaaAAGATTGACCGGTTATGGCTAATCACAATAAGGTATTGACTATCTACTTTTTATGTTCCATATAGATCGATCAAGCCAAAATATCCTACATGCATTTTTAACATCATAAGACCGAAATcttatgatgttatcccatgctaatgtattcAAAGCATaagcttgctttgagcactctaattttgTCAAAGTAATAGTACCACAGGCATGCTGACAGAAGGGACAAGACGatcggtacacaccgtgagacGGACCTAtcaacccatcccaaagtcTAACTACGAACTTTTTAACTATGTGAGATGACATTCTTTTTTAGTATATATTTGATAAATACTGAAGGAACAAGAataaattcaaatttctttTGCCTTAATGATGTTTACATATACCAAAAATTCAACCAAGCACATTCACCAGAAAAAATAATCCTTTAATTTGT
It encodes the following:
- the LOC122086023 gene encoding fructose-1,6-bisphosphatase 1, chloroplastic, yielding MVAAISVTSSRFLVSSSRRSPFQLCVSGANSTLLLCPSNNSHRHSFAGGDSSGIRCMALETEPEAKSKKRSAFEIETLTNWLLKQEQAGNIDAELTIVLSSISTACKQIASLVQRAGISKLTGVQGAVNIQGEDQKKLDVVSNEVFSNCLRSSGRTGIIASEEEDVPVAVEESYSGNYIVVFDPLDGSSNIDAAVSTGSIFGIYSPNDECLADVSDESATLDKIVQKCVVNVCQPGSNLLAAGYCMYSSSVIFVLSIGKGVFAFTLDPMYGEFVLTQESIQIPKSGKIYSFNEGNYQLWDDKLKKYMDDLKDPGPTGKPYSARYIGSLVGDFHRTLLYGGIYGYPRDKKSKNGKLRLLYECAPMSYLAEQAGGKGSDGHQRVLDIQPTEIHQRVPLYIGSVEEVEKLEMYLA